The Pirellulales bacterium genome includes the window GCGATCCACGACGTCGTGCCGCCGCCCGAGGGCTGCAGGTACGAGTAGTCGACGTCGAAGGTCAGCTTGGAGCTGAACATGTGCTGGAACGACGCGATCGCGCTCCAACCATTGTTCGACAGATCGTTGCCACCGCCGACGAACTTGCCGCCGCCGTATGCACCGATCAAGCGCAGCTTGTCGTTGGCACCGATCCCGATGTCCAACTTGCCAGCGACGCCCCAGGTCGTGCCACCGTTGAGCTGCACGAAGCCGCCCGACAGGAAGCCAGCAACGCTGCCCGACGAGGCAGTGATGTTGCCGGTGATGAGCGGCATGCTGAAGCTGGCCGGGAGCGAAGAGTGCCACGTCTCGCGCGGGTCTTCGATACCGAGCGCGAGGCCGAAGCCTGCGGCGGTCCAAGCGAGCTGCAGCTTGTTCGCGTCAGCCAGATCCGAGTTGTAGACGTCGTAGTCCACGAAGCCCGAGCCCGGGTTGAACGGCGAGCCAAAGTGGCCGGCCTGCAGAGCGCCGATCTTCAACCAGGCACCGTCGAGGCTGATGGAGTTACCACCCTTGCCATCGTACGAGCCGGCCAGAGCGACGTGGCCCTCGAGCGTGCCGATGTCGATCACCGACTTGGCATCAAACGAGAGACCGATCTTGGTGACGAAATCCCACGACGACGAGTGAGTCGACGGGTCCGTCATGCTGTTCGAGTGGAGGTTCACGTCGAATTCGACGTTGCCACCAATCTTGAGGCACGTGTCAGTTCCCGGAATGTACCAGTAGCCGCCAGCGAAAGCGTCGCAAACCTTTACGCTCTCGACCGGTTCGGCAACCGAAAGGTCCGCAGCCTGAGCACCGCCAACGACCGCAAAAGCGGCGGCGGAGCCAAGGAATAAGGTCTTAAGTGTCATGTCCTGACCTCCAACCATGTTTAAGGGGCAGGTTCGTTCTTGCCGAAGCTCCCGTCGGCCTTCCGGCGTCCGGTCAATTCCGAGCTTGTGCTAAGTCTGTCCCAGTTCCCCGCGAGATAGTTCCGCCGATCGATTCTCGACCCACCCCTGGGTCATCGCCCGAAAGAACACGATCCGCAGGGCACCCCGCGTTTCGCCGGATCAAACTGATCCAAGCCCGAGCCACGTGCAATCCAGAAAGCAGGGACAAGGGTGCTCTGACCCCTGTTTTCAAAC containing:
- a CDS encoding porin → MTLKTLFLGSAAAFAVVGGAQAADLSVAEPVESVKVCDAFAGGYWYIPGTDTCLKIGGNVEFDVNLHSNSMTDPSTHSSSWDFVTKIGLSFDAKSVIDIGTLEGHVALAGSYDGKGGNSISLDGAWLKIGALQAGHFGSPFNPGSGFVDYDVYNSDLADANKLQLAWTAAGFGLALGIEDPRETWHSSLPASFSMPLITGNITASSGSVAGFLSGGFVQLNGGTTWGVAGKLDIGIGANDKLRLIGAYGGGKFVGGGNDLSNNGWSAIASFQHMFSSKLTFDVDYSYLQPSGGGTTSWIAAADLVWTPYSGFSAKLRGDYTVAGTATGVWKGQVVLKRSW